Proteins found in one Arthrobacter sp. U41 genomic segment:
- the glnA gene encoding type I glutamate--ammonia ligase → MDRQQEFVLRTIEERDVRFVRLWFTDVVGSLKSVALAPAEVEGAFEEGLGFDGSSIEGLARVFESDMLAQPDPATFQILPWRGETEATSRMFCDILTPDGEPSAADPRNVLKRNLAKAADMGFTCYTHPEIEFYLLKSQQPGPDGSPVPVDEGGYFDHVPGGVAQDFRRTAVTMLESVGISVEFSHHEAGPGQNEIDLRYADALQTADNIMTFRTVIKEVALQQGTYATFMPKPFTAHPGSGMHTHFSLFEGDTNAFYEAGAEFQLSETARQFIAGILKHAPEFTAVTNQFVNSYKRLWGGGEAPSYLSWGHNNRSALVRVPLYKPGKGQSARIEYRGIDSAANPYLAYAVLLGAGLKGIEEGYQLPAAAEDDIWSLSSAERRAMGHDPLPASLHDAIRSMEDSELMPQILGEQVFEHFLRNKRAEWQDYRLQVTPYELQRNLGIL, encoded by the coding sequence ATGGACCGCCAGCAAGAGTTTGTCCTGCGGACGATCGAAGAGCGCGACGTGCGGTTCGTGCGGCTGTGGTTCACCGACGTCGTCGGCTCGCTGAAGTCGGTGGCGCTGGCCCCGGCCGAGGTTGAAGGCGCGTTCGAGGAGGGCTTGGGTTTTGACGGCTCCTCCATCGAGGGCCTCGCCCGCGTGTTCGAATCCGACATGCTGGCCCAGCCGGACCCCGCCACCTTCCAGATCCTGCCGTGGCGCGGCGAGACCGAGGCGACGTCGCGGATGTTCTGCGACATTCTGACGCCCGACGGCGAACCCTCCGCTGCTGATCCCCGCAACGTCCTCAAGCGCAACCTGGCCAAGGCCGCGGACATGGGCTTCACCTGCTACACCCACCCCGAGATCGAGTTTTACCTGCTCAAGTCCCAGCAACCGGGTCCGGACGGTTCCCCCGTCCCCGTCGATGAGGGCGGCTACTTCGACCACGTTCCGGGCGGTGTGGCCCAGGACTTCCGCCGCACGGCCGTGACCATGCTGGAGTCAGTCGGCATCTCGGTCGAGTTCAGCCACCACGAGGCCGGTCCCGGCCAGAACGAGATCGACCTGCGCTACGCGGATGCCCTGCAGACCGCGGACAACATTATGACGTTCCGCACCGTGATCAAAGAGGTCGCGCTGCAGCAGGGCACCTACGCCACCTTTATGCCAAAACCGTTCACGGCCCACCCGGGTTCGGGCATGCACACCCACTTCTCGCTCTTCGAGGGCGACACGAACGCCTTCTACGAGGCCGGCGCCGAATTCCAGCTCTCCGAGACGGCCCGTCAGTTCATCGCCGGCATCCTCAAGCACGCCCCGGAGTTCACTGCCGTCACCAACCAGTTCGTGAATTCCTACAAGCGGCTCTGGGGCGGGGGAGAAGCCCCGAGCTACCTCAGCTGGGGCCACAACAACCGCTCCGCCCTGGTCCGCGTCCCGCTGTACAAGCCCGGCAAGGGCCAGTCGGCGCGGATCGAATACCGCGGCATCGACTCGGCGGCCAACCCCTACCTGGCCTACGCCGTGCTGCTCGGTGCCGGGCTCAAGGGCATCGAGGAGGGCTACCAGCTCCCCGCCGCAGCCGAGGACGACATCTGGTCACTGAGCTCGGCCGAGCGCCGCGCGATGGGCCACGACCCGCTTCCGGCCAGCCTGCACGACGCCATCCGCTCGATGGAGGACTCCGAGCTCATGCCGCAGATCCTCGGTGAGCAGGTCTTCGAACACTTCCTGCGCAACAAGCGGGCCGAGTGGCAGGACTACCGCCTCCAGGTCACGCCCTACGAGCTGCAGCGCAACCTCGGCATCCTTTAG
- a CDS encoding bifunctional [glutamine synthetase] adenylyltransferase/[glutamine synthetase]-adenylyl-L-tyrosine phosphorylase encodes MSLARRLIAAGFSDLEKGERFLAAPELEGLDQDILFAGLQLAANPDTALQSLVRLIEKHQDLRKLAVAELERSEPMYRVLGASEALGEFLIRHPEHLDAFEVTASPEPRAADAAVLRARLLNSVRADPKSPRPVASLTGQEGYVALRTEYRRGLVELAVKDLCAADPLDFMPAAGAELADLAGAAIEAALAVSRAEAAEHFSATEVADVGLAVIGMGKCGARELNYISDVDVIYVIESGGLDDSRANTIGTALASGISRAIMSIGREPGLWEVDANLRPEGKSGPLVRTLASHESYYARWAESWEFQALLKARTIAGDTDLGARYEAAVAPLIWSSAGREGFVESVRSMRRRVTEHIPAEEEQRQIKLGRGGLRDVEFTVQLLQLVHGKSDETLRCRDTTSAIAALSAGGYIGRSDAAEFDRCYRYLRLLEHRIQLFQMRRTHLMPVSEASLRALGKAVLGPFSSERPKPDALVGAWRKTKRSVRELHERIFYRPLLNTAAALSSEEAKLSPEAAQGRLAALGYLDPSGAMRHIEALTGGVSRRAALQRQLLPILLGWLAEGVDPDGGLLAFRRVSEALGTTHWYLGMLRDSTAAAERLCHVLSNSRLIADLLEVSPESVAWLGSDKELVPLTFEAQWLEIASKMSRHAEPESAMRLIRLIRRREILRIAIADSAGLLDQDQVGAALADTDRAAVLGALRVAETMVTAEEPLKTHVLVVAMGRQGGREIGYGSDADVIYVHRGLPGVPEDEAQQQALQIVSRLSSLLTQPLKPAILAERVLMVDADLRPEGKSGPMVRSLESYAEYYRRWSLVWEAQALLRARPMAGDDELAADFVALIDSVRYPETLSEHDVREVRRVKARVEAERLPRGADPARHLKLGRGGLSDVEWLAQLLQLQHAGRHPELRTTSTVEALEAAAAVGLLDAGDVDILLRAWRLASRVRSANVIWTGRASDVLPSSRRDLEAVARWCGYGQGNAAAFEEDYLRLSRRARGVFERVFYGQ; translated from the coding sequence GTGAGCCTGGCACGACGCCTTATTGCGGCCGGTTTCAGCGATCTGGAAAAGGGTGAACGTTTCCTGGCCGCCCCCGAGCTCGAGGGCCTGGACCAGGACATCCTCTTCGCCGGGCTGCAGCTCGCCGCGAACCCTGACACGGCGCTGCAGTCGCTGGTCCGGCTGATCGAAAAGCACCAGGATCTGCGGAAGCTGGCGGTCGCGGAGCTGGAACGCAGCGAACCGATGTACCGGGTACTGGGCGCCTCGGAGGCGCTGGGTGAGTTCCTGATCCGCCACCCTGAACATCTGGACGCCTTCGAGGTGACGGCCAGCCCGGAACCGCGGGCCGCGGACGCCGCCGTTTTACGCGCCCGGCTGCTGAATTCCGTGCGGGCCGATCCGAAATCCCCCCGCCCGGTGGCTTCGCTGACCGGGCAGGAAGGCTACGTCGCGCTGCGCACGGAGTACCGGCGCGGCCTCGTCGAGCTCGCCGTCAAAGACCTCTGCGCCGCCGACCCGCTGGACTTTATGCCCGCGGCGGGCGCCGAACTGGCGGACCTCGCCGGCGCCGCCATCGAGGCGGCCCTGGCCGTCTCCCGGGCCGAGGCCGCCGAACACTTCAGCGCCACGGAGGTGGCCGACGTCGGACTCGCCGTCATCGGCATGGGCAAATGCGGTGCCCGCGAACTCAACTACATCTCCGACGTCGACGTCATTTACGTCATCGAATCCGGCGGGCTCGACGATTCGCGCGCCAACACGATCGGCACCGCCCTCGCCTCCGGCATCTCCCGGGCCATCATGTCCATCGGCCGCGAACCCGGGCTCTGGGAGGTCGACGCCAACCTGCGCCCCGAGGGCAAGTCCGGACCGCTGGTCAGGACCCTGGCCTCGCACGAGAGCTACTACGCCCGCTGGGCCGAGAGCTGGGAGTTCCAGGCGCTGCTGAAAGCCCGGACCATCGCCGGGGACACCGATCTCGGCGCCCGCTACGAAGCCGCCGTCGCGCCGCTGATCTGGTCCTCCGCCGGCCGGGAAGGCTTCGTCGAGTCGGTCCGCTCGATGCGCCGCCGGGTCACCGAACACATCCCCGCGGAAGAGGAACAGCGGCAGATCAAACTGGGCCGCGGGGGACTGCGCGACGTCGAATTCACCGTCCAGCTGCTGCAGCTGGTGCACGGCAAATCCGACGAGACCCTGCGCTGCCGGGACACCACCTCGGCCATCGCGGCGTTGTCCGCCGGCGGCTATATCGGCCGCTCCGACGCCGCCGAGTTCGACCGCTGCTACCGCTACCTGCGGCTGCTGGAACACCGGATCCAGCTCTTCCAGATGCGCCGCACCCACCTCATGCCGGTCTCGGAAGCCTCGCTGCGGGCCCTTGGCAAAGCCGTGCTCGGACCCTTCTCCAGCGAACGGCCCAAACCTGATGCCCTGGTCGGGGCCTGGCGGAAGACCAAACGCTCCGTCCGCGAGCTGCACGAACGTATCTTCTACCGCCCGCTGCTCAACACCGCGGCGGCCCTCAGCAGCGAGGAAGCCAAGCTCAGCCCGGAAGCCGCGCAGGGGCGGCTCGCCGCCCTGGGCTACCTCGACCCGAGCGGCGCCATGCGCCACATCGAAGCGCTCACCGGCGGAGTCAGCCGCCGCGCCGCGCTCCAGCGACAGCTCCTGCCGATCCTGCTTGGCTGGCTCGCGGAGGGCGTGGACCCCGACGGCGGCCTGCTGGCGTTCCGCCGCGTCAGTGAGGCGCTCGGCACCACCCACTGGTACCTCGGCATGCTGCGGGACTCGACGGCGGCGGCCGAGCGGCTGTGCCACGTGCTCTCCAACTCCCGGCTGATCGCGGACCTGCTGGAGGTCTCGCCCGAATCGGTCGCCTGGCTCGGCTCCGACAAGGAACTGGTGCCGTTGACGTTCGAGGCGCAGTGGCTCGAGATCGCCTCCAAGATGTCCCGCCACGCCGAGCCGGAAAGCGCCATGCGCCTGATCCGGTTGATCCGGCGCCGCGAGATCCTCCGGATCGCGATCGCGGACAGCGCGGGACTGCTGGACCAGGACCAGGTCGGTGCAGCGCTGGCCGACACGGACCGGGCCGCGGTCCTGGGCGCCCTGCGCGTTGCGGAAACCATGGTCACCGCCGAGGAGCCGCTCAAAACGCATGTGCTCGTGGTCGCCATGGGACGGCAGGGCGGCCGGGAAATCGGCTACGGCTCGGACGCCGATGTTATCTACGTGCACCGCGGGCTTCCCGGAGTCCCGGAGGACGAGGCCCAGCAGCAGGCCCTGCAGATCGTGAGCCGGCTCTCCAGCCTGCTGACCCAGCCGCTGAAGCCTGCCATCCTGGCCGAACGCGTCCTGATGGTCGATGCGGACCTCCGTCCCGAGGGCAAGAGCGGGCCCATGGTGCGATCGCTGGAGTCCTACGCCGAGTACTACCGCCGGTGGTCGCTCGTGTGGGAGGCGCAGGCGCTGCTGCGCGCGCGCCCCATGGCCGGAGACGATGAGCTGGCCGCCGACTTCGTGGCCCTGATCGACTCCGTCCGCTACCCCGAGACCCTCTCCGAGCACGACGTCCGCGAAGTCCGGCGGGTGAAGGCACGGGTCGAGGCCGAACGGCTGCCCCGCGGCGCAGATCCGGCCCGGCACCTCAAACTCGGCCGCGGCGGATTGAGCGACGTCGAATGGCTGGCCCAGCTGCTCCAGCTGCAGCACGCCGGCAGGCATCCCGAGCTGCGGACCACCTCCACGGTGGAGGCACTCGAGGCTGCGGCCGCCGTCGGGCTCCTGGATGCGGGGGACGTGGACATCCTCCTCCGGGCCTGGCGCCTGGCGAGCCGGGTCCGGTCAGCCAACGTGATCTGGACCGGCCGGGCCTCGGATGTGCTGCCGTCCTCCCGCCGCGATCTGGAAGCGGTGGCCCGCTGGTGCGGCTACGGGCAGGGCAACGCCGCCGCCTTCGAAGAGGACTATCTGAGGCTGAGCCGTCGGGCCCGGGGCGTGTTCGAACGGGTTTTTTACGGCCAGTGA
- a CDS encoding VOC family protein, whose product MARQLFVNLPVKDLDRTVEFFTALGFSFNPDFTDENATCMIVNDGAFVMLLVEAYFKTFTSKAVADASGAAEVIMSFSLDSREAVDELVRKALTAGGAPSQEAQDYGFMYTHSFQDPDDHLWEVFWMDPAGPPKDAAL is encoded by the coding sequence ATGGCCAGACAACTCTTTGTGAACCTCCCCGTCAAGGACCTCGACAGGACGGTGGAGTTTTTCACCGCCCTGGGCTTCTCCTTCAACCCTGACTTCACCGACGAGAACGCCACCTGCATGATCGTCAACGACGGCGCCTTCGTGATGTTGCTCGTCGAGGCGTATTTCAAGACCTTCACGTCCAAGGCTGTCGCGGATGCCTCAGGTGCTGCCGAGGTCATCATGTCCTTCTCCCTGGACAGCCGGGAGGCGGTCGACGAGCTCGTCCGGAAGGCCCTTACCGCCGGCGGCGCACCCTCCCAGGAAGCCCAGGACTACGGCTTTATGTATACCCACAGCTTCCAGGACCCGGACGATCACCTCTGGGAAGTCTTCTGGATGGACCCGGCCGGGCCCCCGAAGGACGCCGCTCTCTGA
- a CDS encoding GNAT family N-acetyltransferase produces MPDNVWLMPLEDLDDDARAIKLGEIAELEVTEDQRRFVGDPLRMVLIGLEEDSRHPFAIDANGSAVGVLTLQSGAATLAGWADDDSVWLLRGFLIDRRQQGKGLGTLAADAAVRAAAKLTAAGGGGQTGVVLSVNEENPAGQAAYRKAGFEDRGQYLGGDAGPQRTFYRGF; encoded by the coding sequence ATGCCTGACAACGTGTGGCTGATGCCGCTGGAAGACCTCGACGACGACGCCCGCGCCATCAAGCTGGGCGAGATCGCCGAACTGGAAGTCACCGAAGACCAGCGGAGATTCGTCGGCGACCCGCTGCGGATGGTGCTCATCGGGCTCGAGGAGGACTCCCGGCACCCCTTCGCGATTGACGCCAACGGATCCGCGGTCGGGGTCCTGACACTGCAGTCCGGTGCCGCGACCCTGGCCGGCTGGGCGGACGACGACTCGGTCTGGCTGCTGCGCGGGTTCCTGATCGACCGCCGGCAGCAGGGCAAGGGCCTCGGCACGCTGGCAGCGGATGCCGCCGTCCGGGCGGCCGCGAAACTGACGGCGGCCGGCGGCGGCGGGCAGACCGGCGTCGTGCTGTCCGTCAACGAGGAAAACCCTGCCGGGCAGGCCGCCTACCGCAAGGCCGGCTTCGAGGACCGCGGCCAGTACCTGGGCGGCGACGCCGGCCCGCAGCGGACGTTCTACCGCGGGTTCTGA
- the glnA gene encoding type I glutamate--ammonia ligase, whose protein sequence is MFKTADEVLKFIKDEDVKFVDIRFTDLPGVQQHFNVPAKSVDADFFVNGQLFDGSSIRGFQGIAESDMQLIPDVTTAFLDTFRVEKTLALNFSIVNPRTGDPYHRDPRGVAEKAEAYLASTGIADTAFFAPEAEFFVFDNVQYESSPQGSFYKIDSEEAHWNTGREEVGGNLGYKTPIKGGYFPVSPTDKQADLRDAMCIALDEAGLEVERSHHEVGSAGQAEINYKFTTLTHAADDLQKFKYVIKNTADAWGKSVTFMPKPVFGDNGSGMHCHQSLWTGGEPLFYDEKGYAGLSDMARWYIGGLLKHSSAVLAFTNPTVNSYRRLVKGFEAPVNMVYSQGNRSAGIRIPITGSNPKAKRIEFRAPDPSSNPYLAFAAQLMAGIDGIRNRIEPPAPIDKDLYELPAEEAKDIPKAPGTLEEALDALAEDNEFLQAGGVFTQDLIDTWIEYKYENEIRPLSLRPNPYEFELYYGV, encoded by the coding sequence ATGTTCAAGACTGCGGACGAAGTCCTCAAGTTCATCAAAGACGAAGACGTAAAATTCGTCGATATTCGCTTCACCGACCTCCCTGGCGTTCAGCAGCACTTCAATGTGCCCGCCAAGAGCGTTGACGCGGACTTCTTCGTCAACGGCCAGCTCTTCGACGGATCTTCGATCCGCGGTTTCCAGGGCATCGCCGAGTCGGACATGCAGCTCATCCCGGACGTGACCACCGCGTTCCTCGATACTTTCCGCGTTGAGAAGACCCTCGCGTTGAACTTCTCGATCGTGAACCCGCGTACGGGTGACCCGTACCACCGCGATCCCCGCGGCGTGGCCGAGAAGGCCGAGGCCTACCTGGCCTCCACCGGCATCGCCGACACCGCTTTCTTTGCACCCGAGGCCGAATTCTTCGTTTTCGACAACGTCCAGTACGAGTCCTCCCCGCAGGGCAGCTTCTACAAGATCGACTCCGAAGAAGCACACTGGAACACCGGCCGCGAGGAAGTGGGCGGCAACCTCGGCTACAAGACCCCGATCAAGGGTGGCTATTTCCCGGTCTCCCCCACTGACAAGCAGGCCGACCTTCGCGACGCCATGTGCATCGCCCTGGACGAAGCCGGCCTTGAGGTCGAGCGCAGCCACCACGAGGTCGGTTCCGCCGGCCAGGCTGAGATCAACTACAAGTTCACCACCCTGACCCACGCCGCTGATGACCTGCAGAAGTTCAAGTACGTCATCAAGAACACCGCCGATGCGTGGGGCAAGTCGGTCACCTTCATGCCGAAGCCGGTCTTCGGCGACAACGGCTCGGGCATGCACTGCCACCAGTCGCTGTGGACCGGTGGCGAGCCGCTGTTCTACGACGAGAAGGGCTACGCCGGCCTCTCCGACATGGCCCGCTGGTACATCGGCGGCCTGCTGAAGCACTCCTCAGCCGTGCTGGCCTTCACCAACCCGACGGTGAACTCCTACCGCCGCCTGGTCAAGGGCTTCGAAGCTCCGGTCAACATGGTCTACTCGCAGGGCAACCGCTCCGCCGGTATCCGTATCCCGATCACGGGCTCCAACCCGAAGGCCAAGCGCATCGAGTTCCGCGCTCCGGACCCCTCCTCCAACCCGTACCTGGCCTTCGCGGCCCAGCTGATGGCCGGCATTGACGGCATCCGCAACCGCATCGAACCGCCGGCTCCGATCGACAAGGACCTCTACGAGCTCCCCGCCGAGGAAGCCAAGGACATCCCCAAGGCTCCCGGCACGCTCGAAGAGGCCCTGGATGCCCTGGCCGAGGACAACGAGTTCCTCCAGGCCGGCGGCGTCTTCACCCAGGACCTGATCGACACCTGGATCGAGTACAAGTACGAGAACGAGATCCGTCCGCTCTCGCTGCGCCCGAACCCGTACGAGTTCGAGCTGTACTACGGCGTCTAG
- a CDS encoding RDD family protein: MVDRKDIGSWLTGPDTSGISKYPGERLGLPESGPGSIARAGRRIVAICIDWAIALLISNYAFAGDPWATLAVFAVEQALLVGTLGYSIGHRIMGIHVIRLGGGPAGPLPALVRTLLLCLVIPAVIFDPDHRGLHDKAMNTVLVRI, from the coding sequence GTGGTTGATCGCAAAGACATAGGCTCATGGCTCACCGGGCCGGATACATCCGGCATCTCCAAGTACCCGGGGGAGCGGCTGGGCCTGCCCGAGTCCGGGCCGGGGTCCATCGCCCGGGCCGGCCGGCGCATCGTCGCCATCTGCATTGACTGGGCCATCGCGCTGCTGATCAGCAACTACGCATTCGCCGGGGATCCCTGGGCCACCCTTGCCGTGTTCGCCGTCGAGCAGGCGCTGCTGGTCGGCACCCTTGGCTACAGCATCGGCCACCGCATCATGGGGATCCACGTCATCCGGCTCGGCGGCGGCCCCGCCGGCCCGTTGCCGGCCCTGGTCCGCACCCTCCTGCTCTGCCTCGTGATCCCCGCAGTCATCTTTGACCCCGATCACCGTGGGCTGCACGACAAAGCCATGAACACGGTCCTCGTCCGGATCTAG
- a CDS encoding IS30 family transposase: MRQEGAGRRDAALAAGASEQSSYRWDRHQGAKDKEAAGDDTADLPYNQEVRTTFAEPPAPAAAPGPTAPAAESAPAPAAPAALDALEQPISTRYLSLRERELIADLLNGGKSMRDIGRTLGRSPGSVSREIGRNSHPVLGYLPYGANRRATAARARPKDSKLAAPGKLRDYVHAKLLTRWSPEQISHLLIKEFPDDPLMRVTHETIYQALYIQARGGLKREVKEALRTGRTRRKKHKNPEERTSRFRDPMINISERPAKIEDRAVPGHWEGDLITGAYNQSAIATLVERTTRYVMLVHLPTDHTAESVRDGLIKTMATLPQHLRGSLTWDQGAEMALHKSFGIATDMDVYFCDPASPWQRGSNENTNGLLRQYFPKSTDLNAYGPEDLEHVAQELNGRPRETLGWDTPG, from the coding sequence TTGCGCCAGGAAGGAGCCGGCCGCAGGGACGCTGCCCTCGCCGCCGGCGCCAGCGAACAGAGCTCCTACCGATGGGACCGGCACCAGGGTGCAAAGGACAAGGAGGCCGCCGGGGACGATACTGCGGATCTGCCGTATAACCAAGAGGTGAGAACTACTTTCGCCGAACCTCCAGCCCCTGCTGCGGCACCGGGCCCGACGGCACCAGCGGCGGAGTCTGCACCCGCCCCGGCGGCCCCGGCGGCCCTGGATGCCCTGGAGCAACCCATCAGCACCCGCTACCTGTCCTTGCGTGAGCGGGAGCTGATCGCCGACCTGCTCAACGGCGGCAAGTCGATGCGTGACATCGGCCGGACTCTGGGCAGGTCACCGGGCTCAGTCAGCCGGGAGATCGGCCGCAATAGCCACCCGGTGCTTGGCTACCTGCCGTACGGCGCCAACCGGCGTGCCACCGCGGCCCGGGCACGGCCCAAGGACAGTAAACTGGCCGCACCCGGGAAACTGCGCGACTATGTGCACGCCAAGCTGCTCACACGCTGGTCCCCGGAACAGATCTCGCACTTGCTGATCAAGGAATTCCCCGATGACCCCCTCATGCGTGTGACCCACGAAACGATCTACCAAGCCCTCTACATCCAAGCCCGCGGCGGACTCAAACGCGAGGTCAAAGAAGCCCTGCGCACCGGACGGACCCGTCGCAAAAAGCACAAAAACCCCGAAGAACGCACCAGCCGTTTCCGGGACCCGATGATCAACATCTCCGAACGCCCCGCCAAGATCGAAGACCGCGCCGTTCCGGGGCACTGGGAAGGCGACTTAATTACCGGAGCCTACAACCAGTCGGCAATCGCAACGCTCGTGGAACGCACCACCCGCTACGTGATGCTCGTGCACCTGCCCACAGACCACACCGCCGAATCCGTGCGCGACGGTCTCATCAAGACCATGGCCACACTGCCGCAACATCTGCGCGGATCCCTGACCTGGGACCAGGGTGCGGAAATGGCCCTGCACAAGTCATTCGGCATCGCCACGGACATGGACGTGTACTTCTGCGACCCCGCCAGCCCCTGGCAGCGCGGATCCAACGAGAACACCAACGGCTTGCTGCGACAATACTTCCCCAAAAGCACCGACCTGAACGCCTACGGACCCGAGGACCTGGAGCACGTCGCCCAGGAACTCAACGGACGACCACGAGAGACCCTTGGATGGGATACCCCCGGGTAG
- a CDS encoding DUF3817 domain-containing protein has protein sequence MKLPSTPAVIRIFRALAIAEAFSWAALLVGMFLKWVTRTTELGVEIAGPIHGAFFIGYGVAALSLWGMQRWPFRVALFAGLSAVFPFATVWFERWAGRQGYLTFPAAGDASQPAQEPAGETAGV, from the coding sequence ATGAAACTGCCTTCCACTCCAGCCGTGATCCGGATCTTCCGTGCCCTGGCGATCGCCGAAGCTTTCAGCTGGGCTGCGCTGCTGGTGGGTATGTTCCTCAAATGGGTCACCCGGACCACGGAGCTCGGGGTGGAGATCGCCGGCCCGATCCACGGGGCGTTTTTCATCGGCTACGGGGTTGCTGCACTGAGCCTGTGGGGTATGCAGCGCTGGCCGTTCCGGGTCGCCTTGTTCGCGGGGCTCTCCGCGGTGTTCCCCTTCGCCACTGTCTGGTTTGAGCGCTGGGCAGGCCGCCAGGGATACCTGACGTTCCCGGCTGCAGGGGATGCTTCCCAGCCGGCGCAGGAGCCCGCCGGCGAGACGGCCGGCGTCTAG
- a CDS encoding DUF4191 domain-containing protein, giving the protein MANSPDSSNPTPASDAPKRGLFSRKPKVAKVKKPSRLKQIREVFQMTRQHDPMVPWLMLLAFLGVVAVSFVVGFLLDNWITGLIIGIPLGVLAATLILSRRAERAAFARIENQPGASGAALGTLKRGWIVEEQPVAVNPRTQDAVFRAIGRPGVVLVSEGPSHRVKPLLEAERKRLARILPNVTIHVIETGRGEGQVPISQVSKKMTKLKNELTKLEVSTVSKRISSLGSRLPIPKGIDPYKARPDRKAARGR; this is encoded by the coding sequence ATGGCGAATTCCCCTGATTCCAGCAACCCCACTCCGGCTTCTGACGCTCCGAAGCGGGGCCTCTTCTCCCGCAAGCCCAAGGTGGCCAAGGTCAAGAAGCCGAGCCGTCTGAAGCAAATCCGCGAGGTCTTCCAGATGACCCGCCAGCACGACCCGATGGTCCCGTGGCTGATGCTGCTGGCGTTCCTCGGCGTTGTCGCTGTCAGCTTCGTCGTGGGATTCCTCCTGGACAACTGGATTACCGGCCTGATCATCGGCATCCCGCTGGGTGTCCTGGCGGCAACGCTGATCCTGTCCCGCCGCGCCGAACGTGCCGCTTTCGCCCGGATTGAGAACCAGCCCGGCGCCTCGGGCGCTGCGCTGGGCACGCTCAAGCGAGGCTGGATTGTCGAAGAGCAGCCCGTCGCGGTGAACCCCCGCACCCAGGACGCGGTTTTCCGTGCCATCGGCCGTCCCGGCGTTGTCCTCGTCAGCGAAGGCCCCAGCCACCGGGTCAAGCCGCTGCTCGAGGCCGAACGCAAGCGGCTCGCCCGCATCCTGCCCAACGTCACCATTCACGTGATTGAAACCGGCCGCGGCGAGGGCCAGGTTCCGATCAGCCAGGTTTCCAAGAAGATGACCAAGCTGAAGAACGAACTGACCAAGCTTGAGGTCAGCACCGTCTCCAAGCGCATCTCATCGCTCGGCAGCCGGCTGCCCATCCCCAAGGGCATTGATCCCTACAAGGCCCGCCCGGACCGCAAGGCAGCCCGCGGACGCTAG